CGATAGTCCGAGTTTGTGCCTGTCGCAAAGCGCGCAACTGATGTATACCTAGAAGAGAATGTCAAGGGCTTCGTACAGACCCCAGAGGGAAAGTTTGTTCCAAATCCAGATTACCAGATCGACCAGGCAAGCATAGATGCCGCGGAAGCGAAGAAAGCCGAATTTGAACTATCTGTACAAAAGGCAGAAAGCTACGTTAATGATGTCCTCAAATCCTATCGCCATCCATGCCTCGGTGGAAAGCTAGTGTTTGTCGACCTGGCCGGGTCGGAATACTGCCACGATAAAGCAGCTCCCTCTAATCCTAAGCCAAAGCAAACGCTGCAGGAGCAGCAAGAAGCTCGACAGATCAATACTGATCTTCTCGCTCTTAAAGAAGTCATCCGAGCGAGGGTGTCAAACCAGAGCCGCATTCCGTTTCGGTCATCGCCGTTGACCATGGTCCTTCATGGTCATTTCCTAGGAGATAATGCCAAGGGCAGTTCTTCAGCGATGATACTCACGGTGTCGCCTGCGTCGGGGCATTTTGCTGCCACCATGAATACATTGAAATATGGGAATTTGGTTGGTGTAGCCGGTGGGGATAAGAAAAAGACTGTACGGTAGGATGTGGGATCAGATTTACGCTCTGGACTCACGGACGCACTTTTTGATCTAACAGGAGTATTGTATATCACTATGCGAGCGAAAGCAATGTTTTGGCATTCACCATACATACATAGCCTCACGGCTTCGTCCTGGTTGCAGTGAGCAATATCAGAGTATATACTGCAAGAGCTATATATATACCGGCAATGCAAATCCATCTATAGAGAATCACACTAAACGAACAACGTCTAAAATATAAACAATCAAGTCCTTACACTACATTTCAAATAAGCACACCACGGTAGTATATCGCAGTATTTGCTGAACTAGGGCTGATATCCGTCAGAAAGAGAGGCCGGGATTGTATTCTATATCAGGATTAGTGCTCTACATCCGACAAATGAGAACTCTTGAATATTTGGGCATTCTGAAGTACATGAACTCTTTTTTTGCTTGCTTGTGAGTAGCAACGGATGTCGGCTGTGACGAGGTCGTTGTTTACATGGCTACAAGCATGATCCTCGAGGGTCGACACGAGATTCGGTTCATTCGCGCTGCAACAGTCTTTGTCCTCTTTGTCGACCAATAGCCCGGATCGAAATCAATGAATCTACGAGGTAAAAGAAAGGAACCGGACCTGTGACACGTGGGACCCACAAGCATCTCTAATCAAAAAATCCCTTTTTTCAAATAGTATCAGCTGTTCGATTTGATGATGACGGCATGTAACAACTAGACTGTCAATCAAAGCACCTCATTATTGGATTGAAGCCAGATAAGCCCGTCATATTTGTTTACGCGGTTGCCTTTTCCGAATGACACGACTGCAACATCGTGGGCTTAGACCCACACAACAAGGAAGTCTCAGTCTATGCCAGCAGACGGATTCAGCTGGCCTGTACGCCGTATCACCAGCTCACACTTCCGTGGTGGATGGTTGGTTGTCCGAGAGACCGAGGGTCGAGGCAGAGTGCAGGTCGCGCAAAGGATGGTTGACTATTTATCGTGCATCTCCTGAGCGTAGCTATTGGGGGACCGGAATCATAACCCGGGCCAGTTAGATatcaaaggaaaaagaaaatcaatACCGGTCTTCAATAAGAGGATGCACCAGTTTGTGATACATGTCTAATCAAACATCCCCGGTCGATGCACGGCTTTCCCACTCCGTGACATCCATTTCTAGATGCGTCCAATCTCATATGAGAATAAAGAAAACCGGGGACAAACAAAGCAACGCTCAACTGCAGCACGAGGTCAAATACGACCGGAACAGGGTCCAACAGGACCCCTGGTTGTTGGCTGAACCTCGATataatcatcatcatatgGTCAGGTGTCTGTTGCGCAAGTACATCCCGATAAGATTGGAAACTGGCCGAGAACGGTCGCTAAGATTGCACAACCACGTTGGTCGATGACCTTCGCAAGTAGGATGGTGAAAGTAGCAGTAGCAGTTAGCATCAAGGATCAGCCAACCCAGGATTGGGAATTGTTAGGTTTTGAACATGTCTGTCTGTGCTATGCAGCAGGCCTATGCGTATGCAGCAATCCATATCGGGAGGAGTCGCCAGATGACCGGCTATGATCAGGGAAAGAGAGTCTGTGCTGTTGCTGTGCTCCATACAGAGTGCTGAAATCGAATTAAGATGCATAATGGCCGCAAACGGCAGGCATCTATGctgacgaagatgacgatTTAAAGAGCCGAATCCGAGGTAATaccatcatccatatcataaTATTGAATGTAGTGCGTATGAGACAAAGCCGCGGCTTCGCGGTGTTGCCGAACGCGCAATCAGGATCACCTTGACAAAGGCAACAATATAATGAGAGTTCCGGCTGTGACTCAAggttcaaaaaaaaaaaaaagaaaatagaaaaCAAAATTATGCGATGAACTAGTCGGGTAAATGGAGTCGCGATTATGAGATAGATAGCATACCATAACTAGTCTGGAGTAGAGAAACTCGTCCACGAAAACGAAAGAAAGGTcagaagcaaaagaaagtCTGCACTAACCCAATTGGGTTATATTGGCTCTGCTCCCCGCCGCGGCATTCACCGCTGTAAAATTACATACAagtgtacagagtacccATGCAGAATACCGGACTGGTTTACAAGAAGATCCATATAAACAAGTGGGATTGAATCACAATCTGGATGATAGTCAATGCCCCCCCCCGGGATGGCAGGATGCATCTAGCCGGTGGTTACTCAATCAAGCCACTTTAGAGTCagcatactccgtacatgcaTCTCAACCGTCATCTTTCCATTGAGGAGAAAGTCACACAATGTTAAAGCTCACATGTAAGTAGTACTAAATAGTGCAGAGATCAACTGATGCGTTTGCCCTTGTGTCCCATGTTCTAATTCCATGCTTATGTGCATATTTTAGTACTAAATACTGTTATGCTCATGCATACTCTATCCTCGCTTAACAGGTTGTCATTGACTATGACCAGTTACGCGTTGGACTCCACTACCCAGATCCGTCCGTACCCGGTCCAGAGTGGCGGCTACACAGTCGCTCTTATGGACGTTTGTTGCGCTGTTGTAGAATCTATATTTGGAGTCATCACTCCAAGAAGTGAGACAAGACAGATTCGTAAGGTTCCAGAAAACCATCCTTGAAGTATAACCGCCTATCTCttctgtacaagtatgtcTGTACCGAGCGGGGAAGTTTCAATCTCCATCCGGATGCTGCGGAGTGTTGAATCTGTTTGTCCGGTGTCCTCTGTATGGAGCACGGTTGGCTTTTTGATAGACACGGATTACAGCGTACAAGTCTGGAACCATGTTTGGATTTCAGGTGGCTGCAATACCCAGCCGAGGTTGGATGGTTAGTTCTATTTGCGATCCTTGCTCCAGCTAGCCTAGTTAACTCTGTAAAAGTTCACGGAGTATTACAAGTCAAAGACCAGCTTGTTTGCGGTTAACTCTTATACAGAAGTACTACCGCAAGGATTTGGCGAGCAAGGAGGGTGAGCaaaagaacaggagaatAGGACAGCAAGGCTAGACCTGTATCGGTAGGAGCTGGACTATGCATGGAGCACTCTACTCCAGGATAAACTTGTAGGAGGCAAACAACCACGGGGTTCCATTCTCGATTCGTCAAAGACAAATCTCCGActgaatgaatgaatgaaaTGTATGGAGTCTTAGTCTACATTGACTTCGCGTGCACTTTACGCGGGTCCAGGTGATCGACTCTGACAAGGCATAATGATGATAATATTAATGAGTCGGGGAAACCGGTGTGCCCTGCACTCTGTACTATTCGCTGTCCTCAAAGGTATATCCACCTGCAAAGAGAAACCAGGATCAAAGACATGACCAGACCGGACCCGCGTGGATGTAGGGAGACCGGCGTACGGAGACGGAGAACGGCGTATGcccatattcatcatcattatttgattgattgattgtccGGAGTTAAACGGAGACGGACTACAGGCAAAGTGGCGGTACCAGAAAATGAAGGAATTAAAAGACGGCAAAAGAGGCGCTTGGTTTCGTATCGCCCGACAGATCCAACTCACAAATTGAATTGCTGAGTTTGCTCGTTTCTCGTTTCCTATCCCGCCTTCAGGAGATAATCCGAACCAATGGTCAGGGAAATGCAAGAGGCTGCGCACtgccttcttttttctcccccATGGGAAGATGGGTGGATAGTCTGTTAGTTAGTCTACGGggtacaaaaaaaaaaaaaaaaaaaaaaagagacgGCCAGAAATCCAGCCAACACTAAAACTAAGATACCCTGGTCCTCGGCATACGGAGGTTCTACACATTCAGAGTTACCCCGAACTTTGGTCTGCCAGGCTGTTAGTTCTTAGTCGTTAGCTAGCGATACGCACACCCTGTTCGAAAAGAGTTGGTTGACATGAGAAATAGTTTTTCAGACTATTGCGTATTCCGTACTATGCACaccgaaaaagaaaataaccACCTCGCAACAACTCGTCGTGCTGACCTCTTTTGGTCGGGCGCTGACCTGGGCGATGATGATCTTCAGTCAGAAGAACAAGAGCGTCACCATGGATCACGGAGGGTACACTTTGTGCATAGTCCTCCTCGTACTGCGTAAGAGAGTTATCGTTTGGAGTTAGACTAGTTGATGCTACTACTACAGTTACTGGTCATCACCACAATTATTGGTTCTACTCAGGACTCAGGGACTCCGTGTTTCGACTGTGTGTCCGTGTCTCTGCATCGCATTGGATATACGGTGTACGAGCCTCATCTGAAAAAGGTTGCCTTGCTCAGCAACATACATgacaaaaagagaaaaaaggaaaagagtgTCAGCCATCCGGAGTAGCATTGTAATGGAACTTCTCCGTCTACGGACAGTGCCCGAATAATGAAAGCGTTCGTGATGTGCATTTTTGCCATCTCGCGCCCAGACCAGGTTTCCGTGCTGTACGGATAGGCGTACGGAGCCTCCTACCAGTATCGCAATTCGTACGGAGGGCAGGCGATCCGCAAACAGGTTGGCTTTTTACCGTCCATGTTTCTTTCTCGTTCCCTGTTATGTAACGATCAATAAAAGTCTCCCTGGTTCGGATGTGCATAACACATAATAGTCTGCACTGATACTCGCAGCTCATCGTCGAATCCAGCGGAATTCCCAAGACTACCGAACGAATAAGAGTTGTCGCATGGACATGTCTCTGTGCGAGAGAGTCAGAGATGAGGTACTATTGAACTGTCAAACCGCGGACTGGGATCACGGCGCGAAATACGGAAAGCCGTCCGGTTGATGTCAGCCTGGCCTAGCCAGCACTACCATTATTGGTTTTCGGATATGAGAGTTAAAAAGGAAAAGCTGCGGCGATATGCAAAGGAGAGAGGATCTTTGGGACGATCGAAGTGGCACATCCAGAAGTTATCGAATCGAGCCTTCTGACTATCACAAGTGCTTTGGAAGTACTACAGAGTTGCCCCGTACGTAGTAGTACTACTGACTGCTGCTAGCAGCAAGTGCCGAATGCAGACCGTCGGAAATGACAATTTGCCTTACTTTCCTTCTGATGGTCCCATAAAAAAGTCAAATAATGAagcaaaggaaagaaagagagaaagagaattgACGCAGATGTCCGACCAATGATAGGACCAGGAATATTTTGTGGTTGATCGGTCCCATAATAACCGTGCTTTCGAGATCAGTCATAAGCCTCTACTGTATGCACTACACATGCTACTCTGTGCTAGTATCCTGCTGAACCCGGTAGGGAATGAATATCGTTCCCCTAGAGTGGCGGCTGTACGACGGTCTCGGTCCTCCATACATAGTACGTACTTGTGCTGTCTCATCTCAATTatagaaaaaaaatatagggaaggagaaaaaggaaacgaAAGCGAGTGACCGACCGACGGGAAGGGTGCCAATCCGTCTCCTGTTTAGCGCCCTAATCCATGTTAATGCGTTGATGCTAGGAGGCCATGGCTTTCAGGTGAGCCATGGGGATGATGGTATGCCCGGCCCCTCTCGTCACCATGGGATAGGCGCACTCCCAcaaagtactccgtaggcGTGCTCCATACTCGTACAGGTCATGTCGTAAAGAAGCAGCCGCTTTTACTTTGCCGCCTGCGTCGGTGTTGGAATAATGGATTCCTTGGCCGGGATGAATGGAGCAAATAGATGGATAACAATGGATAGACGGGGGAGTGGGACATATCGTCGTCACATTGTCACCATaatccatcaccatcattattattattattagtTTCCGTGTTCCGTAGTATGGTAGAATCATCAGCAGCAAGCCATCGGCACCATATCATTTATCcatcataatcatcatcCAGATGTGGTTCGGATTCGACACGGAGCAAAGTCTGAAAATGGTGGTGGAGGGATAAAAGTGGATAAGACGAGTGACTCGTTTCCAGTTTAGCGCTTGCCTGCCGTGGTAATAATCTGGGTAATTTGGTATGTATGTACGTATGGTATGTATGAGAGTCGGTGGATGTAACCAGTCAGAAACAGCTACGACCAGCAATGACCAGCATCGACCCAGAGACCGACCGTTGTTCAGCTGCCCTGTGTGTGGTATTCTAGCGGTAACCAGCAGTAACCAGCGGTAATTTTGCCTCCTTTTCAAGTTTTTTGTCTCCATCCTGACTAAGAAAAGTCTTTACCGTATTCCCGTGCccgtctttttttttttttttgcctctCGGAGAAACTAATCAACTAGCGATCAACCACCGAAGGGAATGGAAATTGttgtgttgttgttgtgtctctttctccctttccctttcattttcctttttttattACCCACTCCTTTTTGTTACTTCGTGGTGTGGTGCAAGTTGCCCCCCCTAGAACCATTCACCCATTCgggtcaaaaaaaaaaaaaaaaaaaaaaagagagagagagaaagacgGTTGCAAATGCAACATCCACCAACAGcgttgtttcttttttctctaaACTTCTCTTTTTAGTGTGATCTCTTTTTTTGCATACCCTGGCTCGGCCTCTGACATCAACTAACCGGTAACTCTCGTAGTTGTAATAATTAAGAACATTAATTAATTCAACTAAGAAAACTACTAAAGACAAGACTGACTAAACGACCAGACCAAAAAGAGACAATCCGTCTCCGTCTATatccccatctccatccatccatatccattcaCCCATACATAGTCCAACCCGGGACCGATCCAAACGAGCACCAGAAAGGAGGATCAACCCTCTGGACCTGCGTCCGGGTCAAACTCTGTCTTTCTGTCTTGTCTTGTCCTTGTccaccttttttttttttcctccctCGGGCCCTTGTCTGATGCTCCTAGACGAGGATCGCCTGTACACTCTATCTCTGTACTTGTAatattcaaaaaaaaaaaaaaaaaaaaaaaaaagtatgGATGGATTTCATTAATTTACGGGTTTCCAGAGGATGATGTCTTGACTTCATCCTCCACGACGACGCTTCCTTTTTCGTCTTTTTTCTTATTATGATTGTTacttctttatttttttttttcccttcccaTCCTATTATTATAACAATTCTAACTTAGCCCCCTCTTACGCGGGtccctttctcttctatATCACCTCCAAACGTGGTATTGGCCGGACTCTTTTAGAGTCCCAAACAGGCAGATAGTATCCCAAACTATACTGCATTTTCCTTCTTGGTCCGTTATAACACGGGCTGTTCCttatttcttccttttttttttttttttattataCTACTATGTGATTTCATTGCTGTTACTCTAGGCTCCTACCTTTTTTTGTTTtcgtttttttctttttaccCTACCAACTTCTTAGTCCAGACCCAATCCCTTTAGTGCCTTCATTCCATGAGGCAAGGCATGGTCAACATTCACCATTTGAGCTGTTGCTATCCTACCAATTCAATTCAATTTGTGATTGCAACCCTTCATCTTTTTTAACTGCAAGTTCACCATTGTCATCGCTATCTGGTGCAATTCGGTCCCAGAATCCGTCCGCCTTTCCATATGCCTCCGGCTCTGGCTCCGCTTCCGTATCCTTACTCTTCTATACCGGGTTCGATCACTCCCACTTCTCAACTCTACTCCCAGTCCGGAAcgtgtgaaaagcagcaacagcaacaatctCTGGATTCTTTTTCTAATAGATCCCATCACTGGACCGCTCCCTGGAGGGCCGGTCTACCAACACCTCCCAGCGAAATGATGAACGGGGTTGCCTATAACGCCTATCTTCCTTCAAATCCACTTACCACCACTACGACAAACACCCCAGGCAGCTATGGCAGCAATCGAAATGGACTTTCGCTGCACTCGTACAGCAACTATCCCAGTCACTCTCGTTCCAGCTACGGTTCTTCATCGTTGTCCTCGACTTCTGCAGCCGTGTCTAGCAAGCCCCAATATCAGCCAACGTCGTCCGCCAAGCCTGTCGAATTAGCGGGTCAGAAGAAGTCCACAAGCTCTTCGCTCCCCTCGTATCTGCAGATTCCCTCGTCCATCAGTGACACAAATGGCAATCTCGCAGAATTTGCAGCTCAGGTATGTTCTTATCCGCTGGACACTTTCTGGTATCAAGTTACAAAGACTAACTACGTTTATTGGTTCTTATAGATGACATGTCTGTTCTGGTTCGAGAGCACAGCCAAGTTGAACGCGATTGAGAACCGCCTGGACGGCCTCCCGAGCCTCGTTCCTGAAGTCAGTCCCGCATTGGGTTTTCAAAAATGGGTGACCACGGTGCTGTCGACGACGCAAGTCAGCCAGAACGTCATCCTGTTGGCTCTCATGTTCATCTATCGGCTCAAGAAGTTCAACGCCGGCGTCAAAGGGAAGAGTGGCAGTGAATTTAGGCTGTTGACGATTGCTCTGATGCTGGGAAACAAATTCTTGGACGACAACACTTACACCAACAAAACGTGGGCTGAAGTGTCAGGGATATCAGTGCAGGAGATTCACATAATGGAAGTCGAGTTTCTCAGCAATGTTCGATACAACCTCTTTGCATCGGCAGAGGAGTGGACCGAGTGGCATTCTAAGTTGAGGCGTTTCTTTGAGTTCTACCGCAAGGCTTCTTTGGTCCCTGAGGGTAGTGAACAGCTGCTTCCCAAGACTCCTCCCGCCCTCCGCATCTCTCCCAGCTTGGGACCTACGCCTCCGTTGCCGTCATTGTCTCCTGTCTCGAAGCTCCCATCGCCCCCGGTAAACGAGCCGTTGCGTGCCTTGCCAAACTGGAACGTTCCCATGAACAATGGCTCATATGCACCTCTTCCCCGGCTTGGGAATGAAATCCCGCCATCCGTCAGTTCCCGAAAGCGGAGCCGTGATGAACCGGCGGAGGAGCATCCGATGAAGCGAGTAGCCGTATCTACCAACCCTCCTGTTGCAACTCTTCCGCCATCTTCCGCTCTCCCCAGCATCCCGACGCTTCCGCCGGTGTTGACACCGACTTCCGCTCCAGCTTCCCAGGCACCAATGGCGAGACCAGTTTCCCAGCTTCCACGACCCAACATCCCGGCCGCTTCCAACCTGACTCCTACCGTTCCCTCTTCCCTCTCGCATCAACTCCCTCCGGTCTCTGTGCGTCCGGTGCCTTCATCATACAACACACCGACGTCTGCGTCGAACTGGGCCTCCCAGATGCCATCGACCACCATTCCGTCTATGTCGAGCGGCATGTACACTACGCCTGTGTCTCTGCCGGACCCAGGACGACACCACCTTGGCGTCACTTCGGCCACCGTCTCACCGGCGCTGTCAGCGTACTCCGTTCACACATCTCCAACCCATCTGTCACCGTCCTTCTGGCTGGCGAACCGCAACTCGCCCTATCGGCCTGTGCGATCCGTCAACACTCTGCTAATCCCTCCCCCGTCTGCGTCGCTTCAGCAAAACCGGCCCGTTCCTTATGACCATATGCACTATCAACCCTTGGGAAAGCCAGCGGCGGAGCGCAGAACCGGCCTAGTACCTTATCTTCACCAGGACGCATGGCCCCAGGGGCCCATTGCTCAACCTGTCTTCCACCCCACTCCGAACTAATCGGGTTGAGAATTCTCCACTCTTACGCATTTTTACGATTATTTCACGACGTTTCGGATACAAgatctcttcttttctttctttctttcttttttaccTTCTACTTGTATATATTTTCTCTGTTGAATTATTTCCCCATCCATTATTACGACCTGGCATCATTGTTATGGCGTTGAACATCATAGATGGTTAGGTTTTCTGTTGTCTTTCtactctttctctttttttcatTTCACTCTGTTCGGTCAAAAATATGTCCTCAAGGACAAGTTGTTCAGTTCTATTTCATTCATATGGAAGGGTGTCGCATGACTATGGCGTTGCATATTTTACTTTTTTCTTGTTGCTATACATTTCCATGTCTATCCAGCTGCATTTGCATTGCATGATCGAGTGACCTAAAATAACAACAAACCTCCAGATGCAGGGATGATTGCCTGGAGAGAATTTAGATGTACAACACTTGTTGAATCCGTGGTCTTTGTATAGTAGACGGTAGTGTAGTGCAGATTCTGCTGGTTATTTTAGGCGGTGTAATGGGGTGATGACTTCACTTTTCAGGCGGTGAGAATATTCGGGAGGATCGAAGCAGTAAAAAAAATACGACAGAACATATACGGATGGTGGCTACGGTATTTTACCCAAAACAAGGTCAAATTAAAGAAAATTTTTCGTACATAGTGTTCGCAAAAGCCGAATTAAACTTGTTCAAGTAGCATGATCTATTACTAGATAAAAGACAAATCCGGCCTGTAGTCAAGCTAGTCAGAAACGAGCGGCATACCATGTTGAATGGTAAAGAGCATCGAGGGCAAGCCATGTTAGATGGCATTCGAAGAAAGGAAAGTCAACTAAAATTGAAAATGATAGTCGCATAGGCTGTCTCGTACCGGATGCATCTCGGTGATCATCTAGTAGTCATCGCCGCGACTGATAATTTCCTTGCTGGACTCCCCCAGCAAAAACGTCTTAAGGATGGTTAGCTGTATAGTAACAAGACAGAAGAGGTGCATACATGTTCAAACTGTGCCGAGTACGATCCTTCGACGTCCATAAGCGGCGCGTAGACTTCAACAACGCCTTTGTTTGCCAGTTGGTTCATCTACTCCCATAAGCATGCTGATCAAGATCCTGGAAGAGGAGTACTTACACCGGCCAAATACCGCTGAACCCCAAGCCGCTCGAGATAGCGACGGCAAAAGACAAGCGTGCCGAAATGGTCGTTTATTGTCTTGTACAGAGATCTGGCAGAGGCAAGAGGCGATGTGATCGTCTTCGGTGCATCCGGCTCCTTTCCATATCCATAGACGCCAGGCTACGACAGATCAGCATGTTTCCCTCTGAATTTGTATGACGGGAACTTACCCCATCGACTATATACCCACGCCCTGTGGACCCAAAGGTTTCGAGAGCAAAtacctctccttcctccatCTTGGTTTGGTCCTTATTCTTGACAAAAGGGATGGACTTTCCGCCATGGATCTGATACCGCTTGATGTTGTGCCCGCTGATGTTCCGCACCGGTTTCACAGGGAAGGTTTTGCTGCCAATCTGAACCTCGTAGCTTTCCATCGCCTCTTGGATGGCAGCACTGACGTCGCTGATCCGGACATCAACTCCGGCATTCTAGCAAGCATTAGCGATGCTAGAAATGCAGACTAGCCACGGAAGTATGGTTACCTTGATACCAATGTTTGTAGCGTCCTTCACTGCAGCGAGCAGATTCTCATAAGTTGGGTCGAATGACATGGTGAACGCACTGTCAACTATCCAACCGTTGATATGGACACCGAAATCCACCTTCATGACGTCGCTCTCCTGTAGGAAGATTTCCTTCTGGCCAGGATTGGGCGTGTAATGCGCAACGCAATTATTCAGCGCCAGCCCGGTGGGAAATCCCATTCCGGACTCGAGGCCCTGTCTGGCTTTGAGGCCGGCATTATCGAGCAACGCTCTAACGCCATCCTCGATGCCCACTGCGATGTCTGTGAGAGCTTGACCAGGCCGAACACTGTCCTGCACCCAGCCCCGGACCTGACGATGGATCTCTGCTGCTTTGCGATAGTTATTGAGAAAACCGTCATCGTGAAGGTGCGTGCGGGCCAAATAGCGGTCCTCCTCAGCTGTCGTACGCGCCGTATTCTCGACCACGTATCCATAGCTCTGAATCTCGCCACTTGGATACTGGCCACTAGGGAAGAGATTCATCAAAGGAACTCGTGGTGGGGATGATTGCTTCACGGACGAAGTTTTCTTCTTGGGTTTCTTGTTGCGTTTCCTCTTCTTAGGAGTTGACGGTGTAGCTTGGGATGTCAGCGACAAGGTAGCAGGGCCAGCGTGGTCcccatcgtcgtcgtcttcttctccgccatcATCGCCCAAGGTAATATCGCCATCCCGGGACAGGTGTGTGCCTCGTGGTTCGCCGCCAACAGCAATGGCGTTGCCAGTGTCGGACGGGTGACCTGTTGAGGTTAGCACCATATAAATCAAAAATGAGTTAGGGACATACCACCATTTGGCTGGTTCTCATGCTCCGGAGACTTAGAACCCATTTCGACATCAAGAGATAGCTGGTTCAGGTATCGGTGGTGGATGGAAAGGAGAATACGAGGCTGCAAAttggaagagagaagaagagccgGAGTGGCGCCTTTCCTCGGGCGATTACCAAAGCATGCTTCGTATTGACCTTAATCTCTTATCTTTCCTCAATTGCAACCAACCAATTTACTATATTGAATACCTAGACACCAAAATTAAAGCAGCCAGCAAATGATGAACCGTTAGTTAAATGAGATAGAAGTATATATTCTCGATGCCAATCGATTCCTATCATTTAAAAGCTAGATAGATGCATTCGTTTCCACTATACAAGCTTTTCGACAATCCCAACCTAGACCCCCCGAAACCGATACCGCTGGGTGCTCTTCAATGTGACCTTGTCACCgaaattgaaaaaaaaaaaaaaaaaaaaaaaaaaaaaacatgcAACAGtcgattcgctggtggtcacctaTTTAACTACTAATCGACCAGTGTGGTTAACAATAGAGGGTG
This Aspergillus chevalieri M1 DNA, chromosome 3, nearly complete sequence DNA region includes the following protein-coding sequences:
- a CDS encoding putative mucin (COG:S;~EggNog:ENOG410PI1F;~InterPro:IPR013922;~PFAM:PF08613;~go_function: GO:0019901 - protein kinase binding [Evidence IEA];~go_process: GO:0000079 - regulation of cyclin-dependent protein serine/threonine kinase activity [Evidence IEA]), with the translated sequence MPPALAPLPYPYSSIPGSITPTSQLYSQSGTCEKQQQQQSLDSFSNRSHHWTAPWRAGLPTPPSEMMNGVAYNAYLPSNPLTTTTTNTPGSYGSNRNGLSLHSYSNYPSHSRSSYGSSSLSSTSAAVSSKPQYQPTSSAKPVELAGQKKSTSSSLPSYLQIPSSISDTNGNLAEFAAQMTCLFWFESTAKLNAIENRLDGLPSLVPEVSPALGFQKWVTTVLSTTQVSQNVILLALMFIYRLKKFNAGVKGKSGSEFRLLTIALMLGNKFLDDNTYTNKTWAEVSGISVQEIHIMEVEFLSNVRYNLFASAEEWTEWHSKLRRFFEFYRKASLVPEGSEQLLPKTPPALRISPSLGPTPPLPSLSPVSKLPSPPVNEPLRALPNWNVPMNNGSYAPLPRLGNEIPPSVSSRKRSRDEPAEEHPMKRVAVSTNPPVATLPPSSALPSIPTLPPVLTPTSAPASQAPMARPVSQLPRPNIPAASNLTPTVPSSLSHQLPPVSVRPVPSSYNTPTSASNWASQMPSTTIPSMSSGMYTTPVSLPDPGRHHLGVTSATVSPALSAYSVHTSPTHLSPSFWLANRNSPYRPVRSVNTLLIPPPSASLQQNRPVPYDHMHYQPLGKPAAERRTGLVPYLHQDAWPQGPIAQPVFHPTPN
- a CDS encoding uncharacterized protein (COG:O;~EggNog:ENOG410PMEP;~InterPro:IPR036388,IPR000994,IPR036390,IPR002468, IPR036005,IPR001714,IPR018349;~MEROPS:MER0001728;~PFAM:PF00557;~go_function: GO:0070006 - metalloaminopeptidase activity [Evidence IEA];~go_process: GO:0006508 - proteolysis [Evidence IEA]), whose translation is MGSKSPEHENQPNGGHPSDTGNAIAVGGEPRGTHLSRDGDITLGDDGGEEDDDDGDHAGPATLSLTSQATPSTPKKRKRNKKPKKKTSSVKQSSPPRVPLMNLFPSGQYPSGEIQSYGYVVENTARTTAEEDRYLARTHLHDDGFLNNYRKAAEIHRQVRGWVQDSVRPGQALTDIAVGIEDGVRALLDNAGLKARQGLESGMGFPTGLALNNCVAHYTPNPGQKEIFLQESDVMKVDFGVHINGWIVDSAFTMSFDPTYENLLAAVKDATNIGIKNAGVDVRISDVSAAIQEAMESYEVQIGSKTFPVKPVRNISGHNIKRYQIHGGKSIPFVKNKDQTKMEEGEVFALETFGSTGRGYIVDGPGVYGYGKEPDAPKTITSPLASARSLYKTINDHFGTLVFCRRYLERLGVQRYLAGMNQLANKGVVEVYAPLMDVEGSYSAQFEHTFLLGESSKEIISRGDDY